The following is a genomic window from Pectobacterium carotovorum.
CCATCACGTAACCAGGTGCGTACCATCAACCGCTCAAGAACCGGGCGCGTGTACTGCCCTGTTACATCAGGAGATATCGACCATTCCCCCCATAGGGCACGAATTTGCGAGGCAAAGTCTTCTGCAATTTTTCCATCCTTCATTAATGGCTGGGGTTCAACGATAAACCCCTTAGCCCCGACAATACGCTCCTCCAATTTGTCCAGAATGCCGATCACCAAATCATGATTGTTATCAAGCCACCGGGCTTGCTCACGCAGGGACCGACCACCGAATTGTGTTAACTGATTTGCGTTGCGATTCTCACGCTTTGCCTTGTGGGTACGTGTTGGCATCGCCGCTTCATAGGCGCTGATCATGTAGCGACTACGCAGACGAGATGCCTTCCACGCCGGAGATATGGCTCCAATAAAGTTATCCAGCAGCTTCATTGAAACCTCGCCACTTTATATGCGGGACTACCCGTCTGACCCCGTTGAAAAGCCGCTAACCGACGCTCCCATTTCTCCCGACCTGCGATAATCAGGTTCAGGTTTTCCATAGTCATCTGCTGGCCGTTAAACGTAATGCTTTTCCCCTCCAGCACCGCTTTTTCAGCATCCATGTAGAGTTGGATCATGTTTTGAATTTCTGCTTGGTTCACACCCAGCCTCCTGATGAATTAATCGGAGCCCAAGCCGAGACCACTACCTCGTGGGCTGATGATGATGTTGTTGTGTCTGGTATTGTCGGTTGTAATGCGGGTCTGTGCTGTGGTGGCGAGTCATCATCTGTAGGCATTACCCACTGTGGAGGGTTATCCCAGTTGATTTTGTCGTACCCGCGCAGGATAACCAGCGCATGGGCATAGACCATCAGGTCAAATGCCTCGTTTGCCCCGCGTCCCGGTTTACGCCATTTGCCGTCTGGTTCGCGCTCTTCGTAGGTCAGTTCGTCGTAGAACCACTCACCGAGCCAGTCAGGAAAATGAATGTAATTGGCTCCCGGCGTCTCACGCTGTAGTGCGTTGTCGATCCGGTCCTTTAGTGGGTCAGTCTGGAGCAGGTACAACGGCACATCCCCACGCGCTTCCGCACGCCGGTCTTGTCGGTCAATATTGTTCGGGAATGTTTTACTGATAAGTTTGCTGCGTTTGGTACTGTCACCTTTGAACAGGTAGACACGTTTATGCAGGCCATCCCGGCGACATTGCCGCCAGAATTCATACGCATTGCCGGTTACGCCGTCTTCCCCGCCTGAGTCCACCGCCATTGCCAGTATCGGCATACTGATGTCCGGGTTATTTGCCAGGGGATAGGCTTTATCCAGAACGTCAGTGCGCAACAAATCCCAATCTTCGAGATATCCTGCCGGGTCGATAGGCAAACTCTCGCCATCGTTACCGGGGCGAAGCGATTGGCGAATGTTGTAGCGATCCACAACCCAGCGTTCGCCATGTGCGCCATAGCCTATGACCTGTACAACGAAACGGCGCTTTTTCCCGCCCTGAACATCCACTGTGGCAACCAGAAAACGAACGCCATCAGGCACCGTGCGTTTGGCTACCTTCTCGGCACGATCTTTCAATGTTTCAGATTTGCGCTGCTCCTGCCCTGACTGCGGCATGTAGGGAATTCCCCAGTCGGTATTGATAACCGTTTTTAGGGTTTCTTCACTCTGCGTTACCTCGTATTCCTGCTGGGCGGTCAGCAGTTTATAAACGAGTTGGGATAATGTTTGGTAGGCTGCGGCTGGCCCTTCCATCCAGAAAGAGGCAATACGGGAACGCCGTCCCTCCCCTGTAACGTTTCCGTCACGGTCTACCTGCTCTCCCTCGCGTAGCCATATACCGCGCAAATTGAGTTCACGTTTTTTGTCTGCCGTGATTTTCCCGGTACAGTGAGGGCATTCGATATAGGCCGCTTCACTGGCTTTAACAGGGTCACTGATGTTCTGAAATCCGGTGACAACATCTTTTACTGGTTGGAAGTGTTCACCACAATGCGGACACGGCCAGTACAAACGACGACGATCGCCACGGTTGTACAGAGACATGATCCCCGTTGCTGGGGGCGCTTCATGTGTGGATTTGCGACGGTACTTTTTGTCGCGAATATCCCGACCAGGCGAACTTTCCACCAGCGTCATGCCAGATGACATAAAAGTCTGGGTACGTTTTGACGCCAGCGTAAACGCATCCCCTTCGCCGTCGATATCTTCGGGGTAGCGATCGTAATCCGTCAGCGCAACACATTTGAAATCGGACGACGACATGATATTGACCGACGGCCACCCGATTTTCAGGTAGTTCCCCGCCAGAAATATGCGGTCGTAAACGTTATTGTCGTTACGCCGTGGGCTAAGACGCTTTGCCAGCTCAGGGCTAAGTTTGTACATCCGCGCCAGACGCTTTTTCGAGTGTTCCCGCGCTTTCTCTTCCGTCATCTGCACAATGAGCATGTCAGACGGATCGCACATAAGGTTGTATGCCGACCAACCGTCAATCAGTGCAATAGTTTTGCCGGTTCGGGCTGGACCAACAAACACCACTGCATCATATTCACGCGATGCCAGGCAGTTCATTGGCTCAATAAGATAAGGTGCTACCGTGGGGTCCCAGGGGATAGAGTTACCCGCCCCCATTGGCACACGCATAAATTTTGTGACGGCCTCAGACACAGGCATGCGCCGGGGCGCTCTTACCATGTCTGCAACGTTCTTCCGTACCGCTGATGCTGTTGCCTGAGCGACCATCAATCCTCCTCGGTGGCATCCTCCTCTGTATTGTCCGGCGTATCGGCCTCTATGATTTTCAACGCAATGCTGTCGCGCAGATCATCAATGATGTTCTGAACACGCATTACTGCTGCGGGTTGCAGTGCACAATCTCGCTCAAGAATGTCCGGCAGCGTCTCCAGCACCTGAATCACGGCTTTCGCCATTGAGGAAAACTCGCGCACCACATCGTCGGCAGGAATTAGCTCATCCACCTCTTGCTGAAATTTGAGCCGCTCGCGCTCTGACTGAAACCACGCTTTACGATCGGGCGGTGTCATCTGATCAACATCGAGGGTTTCGCCGGTTTTCATCAACTCACACAGGAGCGCAGGCAAGGCGTAAAGTTTGAGGCGGGAATTACTACCCGGAGCAGGTTCGACATTCTTCAACCTGCCTGAAATCGTCTGCCTGTGCAGACCAGTGATGCCTGCAAGCTGGTTGATATTGAACCGGATTGACTCGATCTCTTTATCCATAATGATGATGAACAAAAAATAAACGATTCGACATGTTAGCTAACCCCACCATTTTAAAAATCAGTAACCTATGCAGATGATGATGAAGTCGATCAAATACGAAAAACTAGCCGTTTTCCGCGAGTCCGCCGCCCCGTGGTAAGGCCCCTTCAGGGAGGACCCATAAATGATAATGGTTATCATTCAACTAAAAATCAGACTTTGATACGTCACTTAGCCGTCTAAACGTCCATTTCACATCCATTGCCGACATAGACCGCGTGCACAGGGCTCTCTGACGCATGATCCATTCATCAATCGAGGTAGAATTCATCGTTCAACATTCTACGACGGGCGCTGGTTGCATTGTGCGGGCATGCGCTTGATGTATGGCCCTGCCCACGTTTTAGGGCAGTTAGCCGCTGTGTGAAGGCGTGAGCCGCAATATGTGCAGCGTTGATAGCTCATTGCTCATACCTCGCCGTAACGATTGTGGAAACAAAAAGCCCCGGCAAATGCCAGGGCTAAAGGTGGTAATCGGGATGGGAGTCGAACCCATGAACGATCCTGGTATTGGCCGTCTGCACCACCAGTCGCTATAGCAGCGTCACGCTTTGACCATACCGGAGGCCGGAGTCTCGCGCACCCGATTAAATATGTTATGTGTTACTTCTTACCGTTGGCCTCGGCCATCTGCTGATACACAGCGTCAGTGCCACGCGGTAACGTCCTGCTCACGTTTCTGTAGTGCGCCACACGCTCACGGAAATATTCGCGCAGATGTTCCGGCTGTTCGGATTCAACCTGAGCAGGAACAACGGGCAGATTCATGCGCTCTTTGTACGCTACGCCCGATGCTGCTAAATCGACGTTAATTTTGTCCCGCTCGTCACGCGGTAAATCACCTAAATTATGTGACATACCCCCTCCAGTTTTCAGAGAGTATACAGCAGCATTATCACAGGAACTCAGTGAATGCCTGCTGCAATGGAACTTAAACCTTGATTGGCCCATACATCCCGGTATGGATAATCGCATTCCATACTGTTTTCATAGCCTGTCCAGTTTCCTGATTAACGAAGAGTGATGACCTAGCGCCATGCGGGCGGCCCAAAAAATATGGTCGCATAGTCTCCCATGTCTCAGCGACCTGAGCATCTCGCCATTCTGGAATTTCTTTCTCAAGAAGGAGACCTATAGCTTTAGATTTTTTAATAGTCCCATCATTGGCAAGATAACCATCCAAGTCGCAAGACACTACAATCGCAGTCGCTTGCTCATGGTAAAGATTGGTTTCAAGCTTCCGAGCACAAATAGAGTAATTTATCTGACCGCGCAGGTGCTCTATTGAAGAAAGGATTTCTTTACCCCCATCATAAGGGCAAGTAACAAACCCTTTTGCAAAATAAACAGTGTGGTCTAGACCATAATACCCGCAATCTTTACTCGGAGTTGTAATTGGGTATCTTGTCTCATTATTGCTGGATACCAAAGGATGCCAAGAAGGATAGGAATCTACTACTGGGCCTAATTCCTCTATAAGTTCGAGCACTACATCTCTAGCAGCCTTTCTCTCTTCAGCGTTTCCGCTCTTAGGAATTAGCTTACTCAATGCGTAATCTAATCCTTTTTGTGCCTCTTCATCTGCGCGAAATGCCATGAGTTAGTCTCCAGTGGTTTTACTCCACGCAGCATTGATCACTCACGCATGAAAATCAACAATAACGCATTAAATTATATTTTTATGCGTTAATTTAAATTAACACCATAAAATAATATAGAGGA
Proteins encoded in this region:
- a CDS encoding phage terminase large subunit family protein, with protein sequence MVAQATASAVRKNVADMVRAPRRMPVSEAVTKFMRVPMGAGNSIPWDPTVAPYLIEPMNCLASREYDAVVFVGPARTGKTIALIDGWSAYNLMCDPSDMLIVQMTEEKAREHSKKRLARMYKLSPELAKRLSPRRNDNNVYDRIFLAGNYLKIGWPSVNIMSSSDFKCVALTDYDRYPEDIDGEGDAFTLASKRTQTFMSSGMTLVESSPGRDIRDKKYRRKSTHEAPPATGIMSLYNRGDRRRLYWPCPHCGEHFQPVKDVVTGFQNISDPVKASEAAYIECPHCTGKITADKKRELNLRGIWLREGEQVDRDGNVTGEGRRSRIASFWMEGPAAAYQTLSQLVYKLLTAQQEYEVTQSEETLKTVINTDWGIPYMPQSGQEQRKSETLKDRAEKVAKRTVPDGVRFLVATVDVQGGKKRRFVVQVIGYGAHGERWVVDRYNIRQSLRPGNDGESLPIDPAGYLEDWDLLRTDVLDKAYPLANNPDISMPILAMAVDSGGEDGVTGNAYEFWRQCRRDGLHKRVYLFKGDSTKRSKLISKTFPNNIDRQDRRAEARGDVPLYLLQTDPLKDRIDNALQRETPGANYIHFPDWLGEWFYDELTYEEREPDGKWRKPGRGANEAFDLMVYAHALVILRGYDKINWDNPPQWVMPTDDDSPPQHRPALQPTIPDTTTSSSAHEVVVSAWAPINSSGGWV
- a CDS encoding DNA polymerase III subunit theta — protein: MSHNLGDLPRDERDKINVDLAASGVAYKERMNLPVVPAQVESEQPEHLREYFRERVAHYRNVSRTLPRGTDAVYQQMAEANGKK
- a CDS encoding DUF1441 family protein, yielding MDKEIESIRFNINQLAGITGLHRQTISGRLKNVEPAPGSNSRLKLYALPALLCELMKTGETLDVDQMTPPDRKAWFQSERERLKFQQEVDELIPADDVVREFSSMAKAVIQVLETLPDILERDCALQPAAVMRVQNIIDDLRDSIALKIIEADTPDNTEEDATEED